One region of Turicibacter bilis genomic DNA includes:
- a CDS encoding AAA family ATPase has protein sequence MLEFMLIQFKCANYRSIKEAIVFSMLATKDETHSKYLLGDSKLRINPVCAIYGANGAGKTNLINAIDYLSHIVSTSVNLQYQDVLPYYPHKMSQEGLPSSFEIQFLEDGVRYVYGVSLTNKEIMDEYLYYFPNGRQAKIFDREHQTYTYGANFKKVLSEIAESKMKENRLFLSSAASWCNIEEVLKVFHYIRQKLVVYQGFRNDNWFEYTLQNIEKDSEFKEEFLQFLQTLGINIQDIEINNHLMMLLNEDLPSNLPEELKSFLNGKEFKKSDVVFKYPHMDISLSEESLGINKLFELGGPLLEILRNGEVLVFDELETSLHPNLVVHLIQLFLNPVINKKGAQLIFTTHDTNLLNLDLFRRDQIWFVEKTNNQFSDFYSLAQLKNVRKDENIEKGYIAGKYGSIPFLHNNTFFLK, from the coding sequence GTGCTAGAATTCATGTTGATTCAATTTAAGTGTGCGAATTATCGTTCGATAAAAGAAGCGATTGTTTTTTCGATGCTAGCAACAAAAGATGAAACACATTCAAAGTATTTATTGGGTGATTCAAAATTAAGGATAAATCCAGTTTGTGCGATATATGGGGCAAATGGGGCAGGTAAAACTAATTTAATTAATGCTATTGATTATTTAAGTCATATTGTTAGTACGAGTGTGAATTTACAATATCAAGATGTTTTACCTTATTATCCGCATAAAATGAGTCAAGAGGGGTTACCTTCTTCATTTGAAATTCAATTTTTAGAAGATGGAGTACGCTATGTTTATGGTGTAAGCTTAACTAATAAAGAGATTATGGACGAGTATCTATACTATTTTCCAAATGGGCGCCAAGCAAAGATCTTTGATCGTGAACATCAGACGTATACATACGGAGCAAATTTTAAAAAAGTCCTGTCTGAAATTGCAGAAAGTAAGATGAAGGAGAATCGTCTCTTTTTATCATCAGCTGCTTCATGGTGTAATATTGAAGAGGTGTTAAAAGTATTTCATTATATTCGTCAAAAGCTAGTTGTCTATCAAGGCTTTCGTAATGATAATTGGTTTGAATATACGTTACAAAATATAGAAAAAGATTCAGAATTCAAAGAAGAATTTCTTCAATTTCTTCAAACATTAGGGATTAATATTCAAGATATTGAAATTAATAATCACTTGATGATGCTATTGAATGAAGATTTACCATCTAACCTGCCAGAGGAATTAAAAAGTTTTTTAAATGGAAAAGAATTTAAAAAATCAGATGTAGTGTTTAAATATCCTCATATGGATATTAGTTTGTCAGAAGAGTCATTAGGAATTAATAAATTATTTGAATTAGGAGGACCTCTCTTAGAGATTTTGAGGAATGGTGAAGTTTTAGTTTTTGATGAACTAGAAACGAGCCTTCATCCGAATTTAGTTGTTCACTTAATTCAATTATTTTTAAATCCAGTTATTAATAAAAAGGGGGCGCAATTGATTTTTACAACCCACGATACGAATTTATTAAATTTAGATTTATTTAGGCGCGATCAGATATGGTTTGTTGAAAAGACTAATAATCAGTTTAGTGATTTTTATTCGTTAGCACAATTAAAAAATGTTAGAAAAGATGAGAATATAGAAAAAGGTTATATTGCAGGCAAGTATGGAAGTATTCCATTTCTTCATAATAATACATTCTTTTTAAAATAG
- the tnpC gene encoding IS66 family transposase has translation MNHLEKEVAPLSTFESKLIKENQNLLKKLDQQTQRITEQDQQIKQLTEQVEFLTKKLYGSSSEKTKIDPNQLSLFEDPHLENHETKTEPTEEITYRRRKASGRKAELTKDLPVEEIHCELHGEDCQCESCGEKMKPIGKKIIREEVCFIPAKLYKKVYYSHAYKCDCGDDFYEPQPIQCAEVPKGPIQRSLAGPSVLAWMIHQKYELSLPLYRQEKEWKTYGLELSRRTMANRMIKVANDWLRPIYDSFAKLIVKEEVLHADETYYQVLNRMDGRDATSQARIWLIQTGKECETPIVYYHADLTRARVVAEQLLDGLKGYLHCDGYSGYKNLPNIE, from the coding sequence ATGAATCATTTAGAAAAAGAGGTGGCACCGTTGAGTACGTTTGAATCGAAACTAATCAAAGAAAATCAGAACCTATTAAAAAAATTGGATCAACAAACTCAACGAATCACTGAACAAGATCAACAAATTAAACAATTAACTGAACAGGTTGAATTTTTAACAAAAAAGCTTTATGGATCCTCAAGCGAGAAAACTAAAATTGATCCAAATCAACTCTCACTTTTTGAGGATCCTCATTTAGAAAACCACGAAACAAAGACTGAACCCACAGAAGAAATCACGTATCGTCGACGTAAGGCATCCGGTCGTAAAGCCGAGTTAACCAAAGATTTACCCGTTGAAGAAATTCACTGTGAGTTACATGGTGAAGATTGCCAATGTGAGTCTTGTGGTGAAAAGATGAAACCGATAGGAAAGAAAATTATTCGTGAAGAGGTTTGTTTTATCCCAGCCAAGTTATATAAAAAAGTGTACTATTCACACGCTTATAAGTGTGATTGTGGTGATGATTTCTATGAACCACAGCCCATTCAATGTGCCGAAGTCCCTAAAGGACCGATCCAAAGGAGCTTAGCTGGGCCTAGTGTTCTAGCCTGGATGATTCATCAAAAGTATGAATTAAGCCTCCCCCTTTATCGTCAAGAGAAAGAATGGAAGACGTATGGTTTAGAATTAAGTCGACGCACCATGGCGAACCGGATGATCAAAGTCGCCAATGATTGGTTACGCCCAATTTATGATTCTTTCGCTAAGCTCATCGTAAAGGAAGAAGTTCTTCATGCCGATGAAACGTACTATCAAGTACTAAATCGAATGGATGGACGTGACGCAACCTCTCAAGCACGAATCTGGTTAATTCAAACAGGTAAAGAATGCGAAACACCTATCGTTTATTATCACGCAGATTTAACTCGTGCAAGAGTCGTCGCGGAGCAATTACTCGATGGACTTAAAGGCTACCTGCATTGTGATGGGTATTCCGGATATAAGAACTTACCGAATATTGAATGA
- a CDS encoding VanZ family protein has protein sequence MKRVWIILVVGWICFIFYQGMQVGEVSMDKSDRVVTQMMRMIDWWEETFKKKEELILENLIERSEATPSSQLPIHSKVQLQKNLSYFVRKAAHFTEYFMLAVLLLLMFRSFNVSLWNQGIYSLFVVLLCAVLDEYFQSFVFRTSSVSDVVLDFCGGLFGVAVLLGVNLCNKTKTTIW, from the coding sequence ATGAAAAGAGTTTGGATTATTTTAGTCGTGGGATGGATATGTTTTATTTTTTATCAAGGGATGCAGGTTGGAGAGGTATCGATGGATAAAAGTGATCGTGTTGTGACTCAAATGATGCGAATGATTGATTGGTGGGAAGAGACGTTTAAAAAGAAAGAGGAGCTTATTTTAGAGAATCTCATCGAAAGAAGTGAGGCTACGCCTTCTTCTCAATTACCCATTCATTCGAAAGTTCAATTGCAAAAAAATCTAAGTTACTTCGTTCGAAAAGCAGCCCATTTCACAGAGTATTTCATGTTAGCTGTCTTACTGTTATTGATGTTCAGATCATTTAACGTGAGCTTATGGAATCAAGGGATTTATTCTTTATTTGTTGTTTTATTGTGTGCGGTATTAGATGAATATTTCCAATCCTTTGTTTTCAGAACGTCGAGTGTTAGTGATGTAGTGCTTGATTTTTGTGGTGGATTGTTTGGTGTGGCTGTGTTACTAGGGGTAAATTTGTGTAATAAGACAAAAACTACCATTTGGTAA
- a CDS encoding IS66 family transposase yields the protein MGCWAHARRKFKDVPGKNGKAKQAIDYCNQIFKIERELQELSPEERYEQRQLQVKPVIEAFYDFLGSFIPMKGKLQTAVHYVLNQKKELMAFLKDGRLEASNNRAERAIKTVVIGRKNYLFSTSLSGAEANAIIYSVIETAKEHGLNVYKYLTYLFEHLPNVEFLMKPKLLEDFLPWAKNVQEHCKGI from the coding sequence ATGGGGTGTTGGGCTCATGCACGCCGCAAATTTAAGGATGTGCCAGGAAAGAATGGAAAAGCGAAACAAGCCATTGACTACTGTAACCAAATTTTTAAGATTGAACGAGAACTTCAGGAATTATCGCCTGAGGAGCGTTATGAGCAACGTCAGTTACAGGTCAAGCCAGTGATTGAGGCTTTTTATGACTTTCTAGGGAGCTTCATCCCCATGAAAGGTAAGTTACAAACTGCGGTTCACTATGTTTTAAATCAAAAGAAAGAACTGATGGCATTTTTGAAAGATGGACGATTAGAAGCATCGAATAATCGTGCCGAACGTGCCATCAAAACCGTGGTGATTGGACGGAAAAATTACTTATTTTCAACAAGCTTATCAGGGGCTGAAGCCAATGCGATTATCTATAGTGTGATTGAAACAGCGAAAGAGCACGGCTTAAATGTTTATAAATATTTAACTTATTTATTTGAACACCTACCAAATGTTGAGTTTTTAATGAAACCAAAGCTCTTGGAGGACTTTTTACCATGGGCAAAAAATGTTCAAGAACATTGTAAAGGAATCTAA
- the tnpB gene encoding IS66 family insertion sequence element accessory protein TnpB (TnpB, as the term is used for proteins encoded by IS66 family insertion elements, is considered an accessory protein, since TnpC, encoded by a neighboring gene, is a DDE family transposase.) gives MVCGHTDMRCGIDGLAGIITDKYNLDLFNDALFLFCGRKKDRFKALYWDKDGFILLYKRIEKGNLQWPRNQEEVKKLTSQELRWLLEGLSIQQPKAIKPAQTGCLI, from the coding sequence ATCGTTTGTGGTCACACAGATATGCGCTGTGGCATTGATGGACTAGCAGGTATCATCACAGACAAGTATAATCTTGATTTATTTAACGATGCCCTTTTCCTATTTTGTGGACGAAAAAAAGACCGATTCAAAGCCCTTTATTGGGATAAAGACGGTTTTATCTTATTATATAAACGGATTGAGAAGGGTAACCTTCAATGGCCACGAAACCAAGAAGAAGTCAAAAAATTAACGAGTCAGGAGCTTCGTTGGCTACTTGAAGGCTTATCTATCCAACAACCTAAAGCCATTAAACCAGCTCAAACAGGATGTCTGATTTAA
- a CDS encoding HEPN domain-containing protein → MRDLSLHQTQPNRDKKKVVIRNEQEKHILKQFNSSIEVVRQKDEIIQFLSAHGQSTLEIRQSQIILLMSALDLYIHDIVKYCIIQKFNGNQTKTKQYKELLIPMQSVELAIQNPESSDWLDEVITSINQYKSFTSYGKIKNQLEAVGLKSKKFNELVLKTESDFGVSDLIEKLRSLRNRLAHQDQESINSLGSELTEEKINQYIGFIYQLVQDIHQTIIELD, encoded by the coding sequence ATGCGTGATTTATCTTTACATCAAACACAGCCAAATCGTGATAAAAAGAAAGTTGTCATTAGAAATGAGCAAGAAAAACACATTCTTAAACAATTTAATAGTAGTATTGAAGTTGTTAGACAAAAAGATGAAATTATTCAATTTCTATCAGCACATGGTCAGTCTACACTAGAGATTCGACAGAGTCAAATTATATTATTAATGAGTGCATTAGATTTATATATTCATGATATTGTAAAGTATTGTATCATACAAAAATTTAATGGGAATCAGACTAAGACAAAACAGTATAAAGAGTTACTAATTCCTATGCAATCAGTTGAGTTAGCCATTCAAAATCCAGAGTCATCAGATTGGTTAGATGAAGTGATTACGAGTATAAATCAGTATAAGAGTTTTACAAGTTATGGAAAAATTAAAAATCAGTTAGAAGCAGTAGGGCTTAAGTCAAAAAAATTTAATGAATTAGTGTTAAAGACAGAATCTGATTTTGGAGTATCTGACCTTATCGAGAAACTTCGTTCGCTTCGGAATCGATTAGCCCATCAAGATCAAGAATCTATTAACTCTTTGGGATCAGAACTAACAGAAGAAAAAATTAATCAGTATATTGGTTTCATTTATCAATTGGTTCAGGATATTCATCAAACTATTATAGAATTAGATTAG
- a CDS encoding class D sortase: MKTKKEKRRYFLKKLGITLVIPLFLMVIGATMMLVPLWGMIGQAMTFSSLIFYDPNVEVAQTEFMINNQSMYLPKIGDPFATLSIPSVNLEVPILQGEGNAQLREGVGHYVGSLLPGEGGNVVLSGHRETAFYPLKDVTLGDRVFVQTDYGTYEYQVSDIYITTPDDVTPTVPTEEERLTMYTCYPFIKWGATPERYIVVADLVQIK; the protein is encoded by the coding sequence GTGAAAACAAAAAAAGAGAAGCGCCGATACTTTCTTAAAAAGCTTGGGATTACCTTGGTAATCCCTCTTTTTTTGATGGTTATTGGTGCAACGATGATGTTAGTTCCATTATGGGGAATGATTGGGCAAGCGATGACGTTTAGTTCGCTTATTTTTTATGATCCAAATGTAGAAGTTGCCCAAACTGAGTTTATGATTAATAACCAATCGATGTATTTACCGAAGATTGGAGATCCGTTTGCGACGTTAAGCATTCCAAGTGTGAATTTAGAGGTTCCAATTTTACAAGGAGAAGGCAATGCTCAGCTTCGTGAAGGGGTTGGCCATTATGTCGGAAGTTTGTTGCCTGGTGAAGGTGGGAATGTCGTCTTATCTGGGCATCGAGAAACGGCCTTTTATCCATTAAAAGATGTGACGTTAGGCGATCGCGTCTTTGTTCAAACGGATTACGGAACGTATGAGTATCAAGTATCTGATATTTATATTACAACGCCTGATGATGTGACTCCAACTGTTCCAACGGAGGAAGAACGTTTAACGATGTATACGTGTTATCCTTTTATTAAATGGGGCGCGACTCCGGAGCGCTATATCGTTGTCGCAGATTTAGTTCAGATTAAGTAA